The following are from one region of the Microbacterium paraoxydans genome:
- a CDS encoding PaaX family transcriptional regulator codes for MSPDPAAPVVLDDIDARPGSTASLLRTLIGLYLRPLGGWISAADLVALAADLGIPAAPARTGIARLKQKGLLLPERRDAVGYRLSPAAVPMLERGDRRIFRMQEMADDDPWCLVSFSIPESARSVRHQLRRRLHWIGAGVVSPALWICPGHLRAEAEQILDELGARRWATLFDASAPAPAGTLAEAAATWWDLDALRGEHEAFQASLTALPEEPFPAYVHLIDRWRVLPYTDPGLPPAMLPADWPGGRSFEAFARLSAAWEAPALAHVRAVTA; via the coding sequence GTGTCTCCTGACCCCGCGGCGCCGGTCGTGCTCGATGACATCGACGCCCGCCCCGGCAGCACCGCCTCGCTCCTGCGCACCCTGATCGGCCTGTATCTGCGCCCACTCGGAGGCTGGATCTCGGCCGCCGACCTCGTGGCGCTGGCCGCCGACCTCGGCATCCCCGCCGCTCCCGCCCGGACGGGCATCGCCCGTCTCAAGCAGAAGGGCCTGCTCCTGCCGGAGCGCCGCGACGCCGTCGGCTACCGGCTGAGCCCGGCGGCCGTGCCGATGCTGGAGCGCGGCGACCGCCGGATCTTCCGGATGCAGGAGATGGCCGACGACGATCCGTGGTGCCTGGTGTCGTTCTCGATCCCGGAGAGCGCGCGCAGCGTGCGCCATCAACTGCGCCGCCGACTGCACTGGATCGGCGCCGGCGTCGTCTCCCCCGCCCTGTGGATCTGTCCCGGGCACCTCAGGGCGGAGGCGGAGCAGATCCTCGACGAACTCGGTGCCCGCCGCTGGGCGACGCTGTTCGACGCGTCGGCCCCCGCCCCGGCCGGCACGCTGGCCGAGGCCGCCGCCACGTGGTGGGACCTCGACGCGCTGCGCGGCGAGCACGAAGCCTTCCAGGCCTCGCTCACGGCCCTGCCCGAGGAGCCCTTCCCGGCCTACGTGCACCTCATCGACCGGTGGCGGGTGCTGCCCTACACCGATCCGGGGCTGCCCCCGGCGATGCTGCCGGCCGACTGGCCGGGCGGACGCAGCTTCGAGGCGTTCGCCCGGCTGTCGGCGGCGTGGGAGGCACCCGCCCTGGCTCACGTGCGAGCCGTGACGGCCTAG
- a CDS encoding CsbD family protein — MKNSAEKLGGKVKEGFGKLTDNEKLEAEGQADQVKADAKQAGENVKDAAGKAGDSVKDAFNR; from the coding sequence ATGAAGAATTCCGCTGAGAAGCTGGGTGGCAAGGTCAAGGAAGGCTTCGGCAAGCTCACCGACAACGAGAAGCTCGAGGCCGAAGGCCAGGCGGATCAGGTGAAGGCCGACGCGAAGCAGGCCGGCGAGAACGTGAAGGACGCCGCGGGCAAGGCCGGCGACAGCGTCAAGGACGCGTTCAACCGCTGA
- a CDS encoding carboxylate-amine ligase, with amino-acid sequence MTRFGIEEEFLLLDEDSLVPVALSGDILERIGDDVTAGRVTTEYLASQVEALTDPVRTGAEAVQQLSALRTAIGTQARARRAIAAPTGSPFTTLRSPRLSPSAHYDDVARRLAHLTREHEVNGLHVHVEVPDEEERVRALNRLRAWLPLLLALSTNSPFGNGLDTGFASWRSMLIRRLPSSWCPPRFADVDDYRARVDQLLALGTIGEATSLSWAVRLSERYPTVEARVADTQLTAEDAVLSALLTRGIALASGQRIVADETETIDASIWMASRAGMTARIVDPLTGEVCPAWTVAEHLVDDIGPVLDDLGDADAVRAGLDRLRADGTGAARQRAAHARDGLPGLRRLLQEGTGTPAA; translated from the coding sequence ATGACGCGCTTCGGGATCGAGGAGGAGTTCCTTCTGCTCGATGAGGATTCGCTCGTCCCCGTCGCACTCAGCGGTGACATCCTGGAGCGCATCGGCGATGACGTCACCGCCGGGCGCGTGACCACCGAGTACCTGGCCTCGCAGGTCGAGGCCCTCACCGATCCGGTGCGGACCGGCGCCGAGGCCGTCCAGCAGCTGTCGGCGTTGCGCACGGCCATCGGCACGCAGGCACGCGCCCGGCGCGCGATCGCGGCACCGACCGGCTCGCCGTTCACCACTCTCCGCTCGCCGCGTCTCTCGCCGTCGGCGCACTACGACGACGTCGCCCGGCGGCTGGCGCACCTCACCCGCGAGCACGAGGTGAACGGTCTGCACGTGCACGTCGAGGTGCCGGACGAGGAGGAGCGGGTCCGCGCCCTGAACCGTCTCCGCGCCTGGCTGCCGCTGCTGCTCGCCCTCAGCACGAACAGCCCGTTCGGCAACGGTCTCGACACGGGATTCGCGAGCTGGCGGAGCATGCTCATCCGCCGGCTCCCCTCGTCGTGGTGTCCGCCCCGGTTCGCCGACGTCGACGACTACCGGGCGCGCGTGGACCAGCTCCTGGCCCTCGGGACCATCGGCGAGGCGACATCCCTCTCCTGGGCGGTGCGTCTCTCCGAGCGCTACCCGACGGTCGAGGCGCGCGTCGCGGACACGCAGCTCACCGCGGAGGACGCCGTCCTCTCCGCGCTGCTGACCCGCGGGATCGCCCTGGCGTCCGGGCAGCGGATCGTCGCCGACGAGACGGAGACGATCGACGCGTCGATCTGGATGGCGTCGAGAGCCGGGATGACGGCCCGCATCGTGGATCCGCTCACCGGAGAGGTCTGCCCGGCCTGGACCGTGGCGGAGCACCTGGTCGACGACATCGGGCCGGTGCTGGACGACCTCGGCGATGCGGACGCGGTGCGGGCGGGCCTCGACCGGCTGCGGGCCGACGGGACCGGTGCGGCGCGACAGCGTGCGGCGCACGCACGGGACGGCCTCCCCGGGCTCCGACGGCTCCTGCAGGAAGGTACCGGAACACCGGCCGCCTGA
- a CDS encoding endo alpha-1,4 polygalactosaminidase, translating into MSVPRPQRGRRTTRHSPAPAALIAVGVLALSACSAPPALPAEGTGSSATVALPPAGALPDYQLGGAYDPPEGVGIVGRDRSAEPAAGLYSVCYVNGFQTQPGELDTWPDDLLLHDGDEVVFDPDWPDEALLDTGSAEQRSRIAEIVVPWIEGCADADFQAVEFDNLDSFSRSGGALRLDDNLALADLLVDAAHRVGLAAGQKNAAEHADALKERAGFDFAVTEECAAYAECGTYTGVYGPHVIDIEYTDQLPRPFAELCADPDTPASTVLRDRDLVTPDDEGYVFAGCP; encoded by the coding sequence ATGAGCGTCCCTCGTCCCCAGCGCGGTCGAAGGACGACACGCCACTCCCCGGCGCCGGCGGCCCTCATCGCCGTCGGGGTCCTCGCCCTCTCCGCCTGCAGCGCGCCACCCGCTCTCCCCGCTGAGGGAACCGGGTCGTCGGCCACTGTCGCGCTTCCCCCGGCCGGCGCCCTTCCGGACTACCAGCTCGGCGGAGCCTACGATCCGCCCGAGGGTGTGGGCATCGTCGGCCGCGACCGCAGCGCGGAGCCCGCCGCCGGCCTCTACTCCGTCTGCTATGTCAACGGCTTCCAGACGCAGCCGGGCGAGCTGGACACCTGGCCCGACGACCTGCTCCTGCACGACGGCGACGAGGTGGTCTTCGACCCCGACTGGCCCGACGAAGCCCTCCTGGACACCGGCAGCGCGGAGCAGCGGTCCCGCATCGCCGAGATCGTGGTCCCGTGGATCGAGGGCTGTGCGGATGCCGACTTCCAGGCGGTCGAGTTCGACAACCTCGATTCGTTCTCGCGCTCGGGCGGCGCTCTGCGCCTGGACGACAACCTCGCGCTCGCGGACCTGCTCGTCGACGCGGCGCACCGCGTCGGGCTCGCTGCGGGGCAGAAGAACGCGGCCGAGCATGCGGACGCCCTGAAAGAGCGCGCGGGCTTCGACTTCGCCGTGACGGAGGAATGCGCCGCGTACGCGGAGTGCGGCACGTACACCGGGGTCTACGGGCCTCACGTGATCGACATCGAGTACACGGATCAGCTCCCGCGGCCGTTCGCGGAGCTGTGCGCCGACCCGGACACCCCGGCGTCGACAGTGCTCCGCGATCGCGACCTCGTCACTCCGGACGATGAAGGGTACGTGTTCGCCGGGTGCCCCTGA
- a CDS encoding CDGSH iron-sulfur domain-containing protein: MSGREEPVTVTAYPDGPLLVRGEIELHASDGTVIDPRRRTVALCRCGLSALKPFCDGTHKAAGFRTED; the protein is encoded by the coding sequence ATGAGCGGTCGCGAGGAGCCGGTGACCGTCACGGCGTACCCGGACGGCCCCCTGCTCGTGCGGGGCGAGATCGAGTTGCACGCGAGCGACGGCACGGTGATCGACCCGCGCCGACGCACGGTGGCCCTTTGTCGCTGCGGTCTCTCCGCGCTCAAGCCGTTCTGCGACGGCACGCACAAGGCGGCAGGGTTCCGCACCGAGGACTGA
- a CDS encoding iron-containing redox enzyme family protein → MTVSTLDADTAVAFSPRGPLSGAVLDVLTGRGEDAAALPDLATTAVAESSDVVRDDDIQLALFVLYASSYGSLPQLDASLEWDAGVVTARRVLEDAFEAALRDTVPVPELPEPTVDAVGRALFALAAADTGPSLSRHIARKATREQAEESLILRSVYTLREADPHSWAIPRLTGRPKAALVEIQSDEYGGGRPQRVHAELYARALRAAGLDDTYGAYVDDAPAITLASHNMMSLFGLNRRLVGAIVGHLAAYEMTSSIPCRFYADGLHRLGFADEVAAYFEEHVEADAVHEQIAARDLAGSLAEDRPELLADILFGAAACLTVDGWAGAHTLDAWTEGRSALRERTTA, encoded by the coding sequence ATGACCGTTTCCACTCTCGACGCCGACACCGCCGTCGCCTTCTCGCCGCGCGGCCCCCTGTCGGGCGCCGTCCTCGACGTCCTCACCGGTCGCGGCGAGGACGCCGCCGCCCTGCCCGACCTCGCCACCACAGCCGTCGCTGAGAGCAGCGATGTGGTCCGGGACGACGACATCCAGCTCGCCCTGTTCGTCCTCTACGCGTCCTCCTACGGCTCGCTTCCGCAGCTCGATGCGAGTCTCGAGTGGGATGCCGGGGTGGTCACGGCGCGCCGCGTCCTCGAGGACGCCTTCGAGGCCGCACTGCGTGACACCGTGCCGGTGCCCGAGCTTCCCGAACCCACGGTCGACGCCGTGGGTCGTGCCCTGTTCGCCCTCGCTGCCGCGGACACCGGCCCCAGCCTGTCGCGGCACATCGCGAGGAAGGCCACCCGCGAGCAGGCGGAGGAGTCGCTGATCCTGCGATCCGTGTACACCCTGCGGGAGGCCGATCCGCACTCCTGGGCGATTCCGCGGCTGACCGGCCGTCCCAAGGCCGCGCTCGTGGAGATCCAGTCCGACGAGTACGGCGGTGGGCGCCCCCAGCGGGTGCATGCAGAGCTCTATGCGCGGGCCCTGCGCGCCGCGGGACTCGACGACACGTACGGCGCCTATGTCGACGACGCCCCGGCGATCACGCTCGCCTCGCACAACATGATGAGCCTGTTCGGGCTCAACCGCCGGCTCGTCGGCGCGATCGTCGGCCACCTCGCCGCGTACGAGATGACCTCGTCGATCCCCTGCCGGTTCTACGCCGACGGCCTGCACCGGCTGGGGTTCGCCGACGAGGTCGCCGCGTACTTCGAGGAGCATGTGGAGGCCGACGCGGTGCACGAGCAGATCGCCGCCCGTGACCTCGCGGGCAGCCTCGCCGAGGACCGTCCGGAACTGCTGGCGGACATCCTGTTCGGCGCGGCCGCGTGCCTCACGGTCGACGGCTGGGCCGGAGCCCACACCCTGGACGCCTGGACCGAGGGCCGCTCGGCACTGCGGGAGAGGACGACGGCATGA
- a CDS encoding DUF7218 family protein — MPGRRNNSLKDPELYEELRDDGASKEKAARISNAAARDGRSSVGRRGGKHGDYEDWTVPELRKRAKELGLTGYSGKRKAELISELRNH, encoded by the coding sequence ATGCCAGGACGACGCAACAACTCCCTGAAGGATCCGGAACTGTACGAAGAGCTGCGCGACGACGGCGCTTCGAAGGAGAAGGCCGCCCGCATCTCGAACGCTGCCGCACGAGACGGCCGCAGCTCCGTCGGCCGCCGCGGCGGGAAGCACGGGGACTACGAGGACTGGACCGTTCCCGAGCTGCGGAAGCGCGCCAAGGAGCTGGGCCTCACCGGCTACAGCGGCAAGCGCAAGGCCGAGCTCATCTCCGAACTGCGAAACCACTGA
- a CDS encoding YggS family pyridoxal phosphate-dependent enzyme — protein sequence MSKFEPAEDGADRYPTAFTVADFQANVAAVRARIDAAAERAGRDPGAVHLLPVSKTVPTDRVRVATGAGLRRLGENKVQEAVRKNRETADLDVDWVVIGHLQTNKARDVVSFAAEFQALDRLRVAEALDRRLQAAGRSLDVYVQVNTSAEDSKFGMPPEELPGFLKALPTYGALRVRGLMTLALLTPDDARVRECFALLRTLRDRAREETPELIGDGALSMGMSGDYEIAVEEGATCVRVGQAIFGARSVPDSHYWPEG from the coding sequence ATGTCAAAGTTCGAACCCGCGGAGGACGGTGCTGACCGCTACCCGACGGCGTTCACCGTCGCCGACTTCCAGGCCAACGTCGCGGCGGTACGTGCGCGCATCGACGCCGCCGCCGAGCGGGCGGGACGCGACCCCGGTGCGGTGCATCTGCTCCCGGTGAGCAAGACCGTCCCGACCGATCGCGTGCGGGTGGCGACCGGCGCCGGCCTGCGTCGGCTCGGCGAGAACAAGGTGCAGGAGGCGGTGCGCAAGAATCGGGAGACGGCTGACCTGGACGTCGACTGGGTGGTCATCGGCCACCTGCAGACGAACAAGGCGAGAGACGTCGTCTCCTTCGCCGCCGAGTTCCAGGCGCTCGACCGGCTCCGGGTCGCGGAGGCCCTCGACCGGCGTCTGCAGGCCGCGGGGCGCAGTCTCGACGTGTACGTGCAGGTGAACACCTCGGCGGAGGACTCGAAGTTCGGGATGCCGCCCGAGGAGCTCCCGGGCTTCCTGAAGGCCCTGCCGACGTACGGCGCCCTTCGCGTCCGCGGTCTGATGACCCTGGCGCTGCTCACACCGGACGACGCCCGGGTGCGCGAGTGCTTCGCGCTGCTGCGCACCCTCCGCGACAGGGCCCGCGAAGAGACTCCCGAACTCATCGGCGACGGCGCGCTGTCGATGGGAATGTCCGGCGACTACGAGATCGCCGTCGAGGAGGGGGCGACGTGCGTGCGGGTCGGGCAGGCGATCTTCGGCGCGCGATCCGTCCCCGACAGCCACTACTGGCCGGAGGGCTGA
- a CDS encoding amidohydrolase family protein, whose translation MLTATFFDGERWRDGVVELGEDGLPRLREETSAPGGPVLSGRIVGGFTDHHVHLQLVDHTLLASSRLGRVVDLGGDPSTVARIAVHNSGVSIGGGASEAVPGAAGPDSPELRTVDFAGAFLTPPGGYPSDRAWAPTGSVREIADSTAAATVIEELVAAGVSGIKVASNSTAGPTFSDALFRAIVELAVAHGLPVVAHAEGTGEAQRVVRLGATQLAHAPFTERLDDDEIADQAVRVSWISTLAIHDPATRAIAIDNVARFHAAGGTVRYGTDMGNGPTPVDLNPAEVAALRTAGLDDDALLRALAPVDPLDPRSLLLLLPPGSADPLAARPLTPADLKV comes from the coding sequence ATGCTCACGGCGACGTTCTTCGACGGCGAGCGCTGGCGGGACGGCGTCGTCGAACTCGGCGAGGACGGGCTCCCCCGGCTTCGTGAGGAGACATCCGCGCCGGGGGGCCCGGTCCTCTCCGGCCGCATCGTCGGGGGCTTCACGGACCACCACGTGCACCTGCAGCTCGTCGACCACACGCTCCTGGCCTCATCGCGCCTCGGACGAGTGGTCGACCTCGGCGGCGATCCGTCTACGGTGGCGCGGATCGCCGTTCACAACTCAGGAGTTTCGATCGGCGGAGGCGCTTCCGAGGCGGTTCCGGGTGCGGCTGGGCCGGATTCTCCTGAGTTGCGAACCGTCGACTTCGCCGGCGCGTTCCTCACTCCCCCCGGCGGTTACCCCTCGGACCGCGCGTGGGCGCCGACAGGTTCCGTCCGGGAGATCGCCGACTCGACGGCGGCCGCGACCGTGATCGAGGAGCTGGTGGCGGCCGGTGTCTCCGGCATCAAGGTCGCGAGCAACAGCACCGCCGGCCCGACCTTCTCCGACGCCCTCTTCCGCGCGATCGTCGAGCTCGCCGTGGCGCACGGCCTCCCCGTCGTCGCCCATGCGGAGGGCACCGGCGAAGCGCAGCGCGTCGTCCGCCTCGGAGCGACGCAGCTCGCGCACGCCCCGTTCACCGAGCGTCTGGATGACGACGAGATCGCGGACCAGGCCGTCCGGGTGTCCTGGATCAGCACCCTCGCCATCCACGACCCCGCCACGAGGGCCATCGCGATCGACAACGTCGCCCGCTTCCATGCCGCCGGCGGCACCGTCCGCTACGGCACCGATATGGGCAACGGCCCGACCCCCGTCGACCTGAACCCCGCCGAGGTCGCCGCCCTCCGCACCGCCGGGCTCGACGACGACGCCCTCCTCCGCGCCCTCGCGCCCGTCGACCCGCTCGATCCCCGCTCTCTCCTCCTCCTGCTGCCACCGGGATCCGCCGATCCCCTGGCCGCCCGCCCCCTCACCCCCGCCGACCTTAAGGTGTGA
- a CDS encoding FBP domain-containing protein yields the protein MRPIDERALRASFCNASRKEVSDITLPPDFAETDFERLDYLGWIDPKLPRRAYVVVWIDDEPVGVVLQRAEQRVLARAQCSWCEDVTLRNDVQLYVARRAGAAGRKGDTVGVLACAEFGCNAAVRKLPPLAYPGYDRELAREMRILRLQEHVTGFVREVARTD from the coding sequence ATGCGTCCCATCGACGAGCGCGCCCTGCGGGCCTCCTTCTGCAACGCCTCCCGCAAGGAGGTCTCCGACATCACCCTGCCGCCCGACTTCGCCGAGACCGACTTCGAAAGGCTCGACTACCTCGGGTGGATCGACCCGAAGCTGCCCCGGCGCGCCTATGTCGTCGTGTGGATCGACGACGAGCCCGTGGGCGTCGTGCTGCAGCGCGCCGAGCAGCGCGTGCTCGCCCGTGCGCAGTGCTCGTGGTGCGAGGACGTGACGCTCCGCAACGACGTGCAGCTCTACGTGGCCCGCCGTGCCGGAGCCGCCGGTCGCAAGGGCGACACGGTCGGCGTGCTCGCGTGCGCGGAGTTCGGCTGCAACGCGGCGGTGCGCAAGCTCCCGCCGCTGGCCTATCCGGGGTACGACCGCGAGCTCGCCCGCGAGATGCGGATCCTGCGGCTGCAGGAGCACGTGACCGGATTCGTGCGCGAGGTCGCCCGGACCGACTAG
- a CDS encoding kynureninase gives MTDRSADTALLDAARALDAADPLAAHLDAFVEAPGVTAYLDGNSLGRPLRDVPEKLAAFVREDWGTRLIRSWDEQWMALPMELGDRIGAVALGAGAGQTVVSDSTSVLLYKLMRGALRQAQGPRGAAQGPRGATQGPRGATQGPTGATQGPAGRTELVIEEGNFPTDRFLAEGVAAEMGATLRWITPDPVHGVTIDDVAAVVSERTALVSLSHVDYRSGALADMPGITAVVHEAGALMMWDLCHSAGVVPMQLDDWGVDMAVGCTYKYLNGGPGSPAFAYLRHDLQGLLRQPIQGWWSAADIFAMGPEYVPADGIRQLLSGTPPVTSMLAMQGMIDLIEQSGIDGVRAKSESLTALAVRAYDELLAPLDVRLLSPRDPARRGGHITIGHPDFREVTRRLWADGVIPDFRFPDGIRLGLSPLSTSHAETVAGVLAVRDALESGVS, from the coding sequence ATGACCGACCGCTCCGCCGACACCGCCCTCCTCGACGCCGCCCGCGCCCTGGACGCCGCCGACCCGCTCGCCGCGCATCTCGACGCGTTCGTCGAGGCCCCGGGCGTCACCGCCTACCTCGACGGCAACTCGCTCGGGCGGCCGCTGCGCGACGTGCCGGAGAAGCTCGCCGCGTTCGTGCGCGAGGATTGGGGCACCCGCCTCATCCGCTCCTGGGACGAGCAGTGGATGGCCCTGCCGATGGAGCTCGGAGACCGCATCGGCGCCGTCGCCCTCGGTGCGGGCGCGGGGCAGACGGTCGTGTCGGACTCCACGAGCGTCCTGCTGTACAAGCTCATGCGGGGGGCCCTTCGACAGGCTCAGGGACCCAGGGGCGCGGCTCAGGGACCCAGGGGCGCGACTCAGGGACCCAGGGGCGCGACTCAGGGACCCACGGGCGCGACTCAGGGACCCGCGGGGCGGACGGAGCTCGTGATCGAGGAGGGCAACTTCCCCACCGACCGGTTCCTCGCCGAGGGCGTGGCGGCGGAGATGGGGGCCACGCTGCGCTGGATCACGCCCGATCCGGTACACGGCGTCACGATCGACGACGTCGCGGCCGTGGTCTCCGAGCGGACGGCGCTCGTCTCGCTCAGCCACGTCGACTACCGCTCCGGCGCCCTCGCCGACATGCCCGGCATCACCGCCGTCGTGCACGAGGCCGGGGCCCTGATGATGTGGGACCTCTGCCACTCGGCGGGCGTCGTGCCGATGCAGCTCGACGACTGGGGCGTCGACATGGCCGTCGGCTGCACCTACAAGTACCTCAACGGCGGCCCGGGATCGCCCGCCTTCGCCTACCTCCGCCACGACCTGCAGGGCCTGCTGCGGCAGCCGATCCAGGGGTGGTGGAGCGCGGCCGACATCTTCGCCATGGGCCCGGAGTACGTCCCCGCCGACGGCATCCGTCAGCTCCTCAGCGGCACGCCGCCGGTGACCTCGATGCTCGCGATGCAGGGCATGATCGACCTCATCGAGCAGTCGGGCATCGACGGCGTGCGCGCGAAGTCGGAGTCGCTCACCGCGCTCGCGGTCCGAGCGTACGACGAGCTGCTCGCGCCCCTGGACGTGCGCCTGCTGAGCCCTCGCGACCCGGCGCGACGCGGCGGACACATCACGATCGGCCACCCCGACTTCCGGGAGGTCACCCGGAGGCTCTGGGCCGACGGCGTCATCCCCGACTTCCGCTTCCCGGACGGGATCCGGCTCGGGCTGTCGCCGCTGAGCACCTCGCACGCCGAGACCGTCGCCGGGGTGCTCGCGGTCAGGGATGCGTTGGAGTCCGGTGTCTCCTGA
- a CDS encoding tryptophan 2,3-dioxygenase, giving the protein MHTENERALESGIVTDLSGRMTYGSYLALDQLLTAQHPVSDPQHHDEMLFIIQHQTTELWLKQLLHELSSARELLAADDLRDALKRIARVKRIQDVMTQQWSVLATLTPTEYAQFRGALGNSSGFQSVQYRAVEFALGNKNEKMLSVFRDHPANLALLTAEWEKPTLYDEFLRYASRRGLPIPREILDRDVREPYRETPALVPAIRAIYQDPRTHWDLYEACEDLVDLEDNFQFWRFRHLKTVSRTIGMKVGTGGSSGVGFLQRALDLTFFPELYTVRTEIGS; this is encoded by the coding sequence ATGCACACCGAGAACGAACGCGCACTCGAGTCCGGCATCGTCACCGACCTCTCCGGCCGCATGACCTACGGCTCGTACCTCGCGCTCGACCAGCTCCTCACGGCACAGCATCCGGTGAGCGACCCGCAGCATCACGACGAGATGCTGTTCATCATCCAGCACCAGACGACGGAACTCTGGCTGAAGCAGCTGCTGCATGAGCTCAGCTCGGCGCGGGAGCTGCTCGCAGCCGACGACCTGCGCGACGCCCTCAAGCGCATCGCCAGGGTCAAGCGCATCCAGGATGTGATGACGCAGCAGTGGTCGGTCCTGGCGACGCTGACCCCGACGGAGTACGCCCAGTTCCGCGGCGCCCTCGGCAACTCGTCCGGCTTCCAGTCGGTGCAGTACCGGGCCGTCGAGTTCGCGCTGGGCAACAAGAACGAGAAGATGCTGAGCGTCTTCCGCGACCACCCGGCGAACCTCGCGCTCCTCACGGCCGAGTGGGAGAAGCCCACGCTGTACGACGAGTTCCTCCGCTACGCCTCTCGCCGCGGCCTCCCGATCCCCCGCGAGATCCTCGACCGGGACGTGCGCGAACCGTACCGCGAGACCCCGGCCCTCGTGCCTGCCATCCGTGCGATCTACCAGGACCCGCGCACCCACTGGGATCTCTACGAGGCCTGCGAGGACCTCGTCGACCTCGAGGACAACTTCCAGTTCTGGCGCTTCCGTCACCTCAAGACCGTGTCCCGGACCATCGGGATGAAGGTCGGCACCGGTGGATCGAGCGGCGTCGGCTTCCTGCAGCGCGCCCTCGACCTGACCTTCTTCCCCGAGCTCTACACCGTCCGCACCGAGATCGGTTCCTGA
- a CDS encoding MFS transporter — MSSFAPLQRLVIAIAVLASFVTFLDGTVVNVALPAISEELGGGITTQQWVVDAYLITLSALILLAGSLSDAYGRVLVMRIGLIAFGIASVAVAAAIDPLMLIVARGAQGAAGALLVPSSLALITATMRGDLQARAIGVWTAFTTAAQLVGPLLGGLFVDFLSWRFVFLINVLPIGVTLVLLARLHLPEHPRGVRVDWWSGALCALGLGAVVFALIEQPNLGWASPAIWIPAVAGAALFAVFLWRQGRSATPLMPLWLFRVRDFGWGNLATLFVYAALSLNGFVVGVYLQQGAGLSATAAGLASLPMTILMILLSSRAGGWAGRWGPRIFMTIGPLIMAVGALMLLTVNATFDYWAQVLPAMIVMGLGLSLTVAPLTAAILGAIDENHSGIASAVNNAVSRVAGLLVVAMLSTIVGGTLDLDGFHNAAWVTAALLVLGGVVSWIGIRRNPSEAAAPPVDAPAQPTPQPR, encoded by the coding sequence GTGTCATCCTTCGCCCCGCTCCAGCGGCTCGTCATCGCGATCGCCGTGCTGGCCTCGTTCGTCACGTTCCTCGACGGAACAGTGGTGAACGTCGCCCTTCCCGCCATCAGTGAAGAGCTGGGCGGCGGGATCACCACGCAGCAGTGGGTCGTCGACGCCTACCTCATCACCCTCAGCGCGCTGATCCTGCTCGCCGGCTCCCTGTCCGACGCCTACGGACGGGTGCTGGTGATGCGGATCGGCCTCATCGCCTTCGGCATCGCGTCCGTCGCGGTCGCCGCCGCGATCGACCCGCTCATGCTCATCGTGGCTCGCGGGGCGCAGGGGGCGGCCGGGGCCCTGCTCGTCCCGAGCTCCCTCGCGCTCATCACCGCGACCATGCGCGGCGACCTGCAGGCGCGGGCCATCGGCGTCTGGACGGCCTTCACCACGGCGGCTCAACTGGTCGGCCCCCTGCTCGGCGGGCTCTTCGTCGACTTCCTGTCCTGGCGCTTCGTGTTCCTCATCAACGTCCTCCCCATCGGAGTGACGCTGGTGCTGCTCGCCCGCCTGCATCTGCCGGAGCACCCGAGGGGCGTCCGCGTGGACTGGTGGAGCGGTGCACTGTGCGCGCTGGGACTGGGCGCCGTCGTCTTCGCCCTCATCGAGCAGCCGAACCTCGGGTGGGCCTCCCCCGCGATCTGGATCCCCGCCGTGGCCGGGGCCGCACTCTTCGCCGTCTTCCTGTGGCGCCAGGGCCGCTCGGCCACGCCGCTCATGCCGCTGTGGCTGTTCCGGGTGCGCGACTTCGGGTGGGGCAACCTCGCCACGCTCTTCGTGTACGCCGCGCTCTCCCTCAACGGCTTCGTCGTCGGCGTCTACCTGCAGCAGGGGGCGGGACTGAGCGCGACGGCGGCCGGGCTCGCGAGCCTGCCGATGACGATCCTGATGATCCTGCTGAGCTCGCGTGCCGGCGGGTGGGCAGGGCGCTGGGGCCCGCGCATCTTCATGACGATCGGACCGCTGATCATGGCCGTCGGAGCGCTGATGCTGCTGACCGTGAACGCCACCTTCGACTACTGGGCGCAGGTGCTCCCGGCCATGATCGTGATGGGCCTCGGCCTGTCGCTCACCGTCGCCCCGCTGACGGCCGCGATCCTCGGGGCCATCGACGAGAACCACTCCGGCATCGCCTCCGCCGTGAACAACGCCGTCTCCCGCGTCGCGGGTCTGCTCGTGGTCGCGATGCTGTCGACCATCGTCGGGGGCACGCTCGACCTCGACGGGTTCCACAACGCGGCCTGGGTCACGGCGGCGCTCCTCGTGCTCGGCGGCGTCGTGTCGTGGATCGGGATCCGCCGGAACCCCTCGGAGGCGGCGGCCCCGCCCGTCGACGCCCCCGCGCAGCCGACGCCTCAGCCGCGATGA